One Nostoc punctiforme PCC 73102 DNA window includes the following coding sequences:
- a CDS encoding metallophosphoesterase family protein, protein MKLISDPPIPVKIQKMKERVRWMHPSFVQRGIDQTSMVIDDRREDSPEFSFMVIGDSGTKSHSRHHPQRKVAELMLPHRDDCSFVLHTGDVIYVVGSQEYYSTNFIEPYREFIVGGDKPKSIPYDRMVFNMPFLPVPGNHDYYDVPLMYRLVTGTTSSLRRLFRYKDIEIGWHGSYQGNAYARAFMDYTQAIASPQELERHLDRHYTAKTDTGRCLRYEPGQFTRLPNRYYTFRYGGIDFFALDSNTFNTPSPLPATEEGKIYRRELQKRRQEIDREELQILGICDRLNPDKPAEAEQLDELSAKLDQINEIKIDIEKQLASHKMPAIDFEQLEWLRSRLIESWNTSEVRGRVIFFHHPPYVTEATKWNQAQTLAVRHRLRWVFEQVAENLGSLIKERPIVDLILNGHAHCLEHLRTTDTGFADSHINCIISGGSGHRPRYQRRKGTELMETFTEIAGKPTRKVADSTLFVGRHDRTFQNRLPYSCVRIDVLDGSPPKFIIRPLVTERIEDEWYNRELEPFVI, encoded by the coding sequence ATGAAATTGATTTCCGATCCACCGATTCCTGTAAAAATTCAAAAGATGAAGGAACGGGTGCGGTGGATGCATCCAAGTTTTGTGCAACGGGGAATTGACCAAACCAGCATGGTTATTGACGATCGCAGGGAAGATAGTCCAGAATTTTCCTTTATGGTTATTGGTGATTCCGGCACCAAATCCCATTCTCGCCATCACCCCCAACGAAAAGTTGCCGAATTGATGCTTCCTCACCGGGATGATTGCAGTTTTGTGTTGCACACAGGTGATGTAATCTATGTGGTTGGTTCCCAAGAATATTATTCAACAAACTTTATTGAGCCTTACCGGGAATTTATTGTAGGTGGTGACAAGCCGAAAAGCATTCCTTATGACCGCATGGTATTTAATATGCCATTCTTGCCAGTGCCAGGTAATCATGATTATTACGATGTGCCGTTGATGTACCGTTTGGTTACTGGTACAACATCTTCATTACGTCGCTTGTTCCGCTACAAAGATATCGAGATTGGCTGGCATGGATCGTATCAAGGAAATGCTTATGCGCGGGCATTTATGGACTATACGCAGGCGATCGCTTCCCCACAAGAGTTAGAACGTCATTTAGATCGACACTACACTGCTAAGACCGATACAGGGCGGTGTTTGCGTTACGAACCCGGACAATTTACCCGCTTACCCAATCGCTATTACACCTTTCGTTATGGCGGGATTGACTTTTTCGCACTGGATTCTAATACCTTTAATACACCATCACCTTTACCTGCAACTGAAGAGGGGAAAATTTATCGCCGGGAATTGCAAAAGCGTCGCCAGGAAATAGATCGAGAAGAATTGCAGATTTTGGGAATATGCGATCGCCTCAACCCGGATAAACCCGCCGAAGCTGAACAACTTGATGAACTTAGCGCCAAACTAGACCAAATAAACGAGATCAAAATCGATATTGAAAAACAATTGGCATCTCATAAAATGCCTGCGATCGATTTTGAACAACTTGAATGGTTGCGAAGCAGACTAATTGAATCTTGGAACACCTCCGAAGTGCGCGGACGCGTAATCTTTTTCCACCATCCTCCCTACGTCACAGAAGCTACTAAATGGAATCAAGCACAAACCTTGGCAGTTCGCCATCGCTTGCGCTGGGTGTTTGAACAAGTGGCAGAAAATCTTGGTTCTCTAATTAAAGAACGTCCCATAGTCGATTTGATTTTAAATGGTCACGCTCACTGTTTGGAGCATCTTCGTACAACTGATACCGGATTTGCTGACTCTCACATTAACTGCATTATCTCTGGTGGTAGTGGTCATCGTCCCCGCTATCAAAGGCGAAAGGGGACTGAATTAATGGAGACTTTTACGGAAATTGCAGGTAAACCCACTCGGAAAGTTGCCGATTCAACGCTTTTTGTGGGTCGTCACGATCGCACTTTTCAGAATCGCCTACCTTACTCATGTGTGCGGATTGATGTTCTGGATGGTAGCCCGCCTAAGTTTATCATTAGACCGTTGGTTACTGAACGGATTGAAGATGAATGGTATAACCGCGAACTTGAACCATTTGTAATTTAA
- a CDS encoding ABC transporter substrate-binding protein — MHNFFSPPRYAKRKRKRLSNYLRKLLFVLFVGIIALVGCQSILPVIKEHKVIHLTLWQGVNPPPNRDVLQKLVDKFNQSHPDIQVESLYVGQQDQQTPKILAAVVGNAPPDLLWYNPTIAGQLVELNALLPLDELLDKSPIKAEIDPALYGSMKYNGKIWSVPFATNNVGIFYRPSLFKAAGITELPRTWQEFAQVAKKLTRDTNGDGRIDQYGMFLPLGKGEFTVFTWLPFMWSGGGELVSGDSQNAAAVNLQNNQGAIAALQFWRDLITKGSAILSGPERGYETDDLLSGKVAMQLNGPWTLGQFQETGVDFDVFPIPVGQKPATVIGGENLFFFKTTPKREKAAFKFVEYALSEEFQTELALGTGYLPVNLKSRESPKYQDFIKKIPQVKVFLDQAKYGRSRPIFPGYNRISDSVGRAIESVLLGKSSPAESLKATQQRLDLIFK, encoded by the coding sequence ATGCACAATTTTTTTTCGCCTCCTCGCTATGCCAAGCGAAAAAGAAAGAGACTATCAAATTATCTTAGGAAATTACTCTTTGTATTATTCGTAGGCATAATAGCTTTAGTTGGATGTCAAAGTATTCTACCTGTTATTAAGGAACATAAAGTAATTCATTTAACCCTGTGGCAAGGTGTAAATCCGCCGCCAAATCGGGATGTGCTGCAAAAACTAGTAGACAAATTCAATCAATCCCACCCAGATATTCAAGTAGAGTCGCTTTATGTTGGGCAACAGGATCAACAAACGCCCAAGATTTTAGCAGCAGTGGTAGGAAATGCACCTCCAGATTTATTGTGGTACAATCCGACGATCGCAGGTCAATTGGTAGAACTCAATGCGCTTTTACCTTTGGATGAACTGCTGGATAAATCTCCAATCAAAGCCGAAATTGACCCCGCTTTATATGGATCGATGAAATACAACGGTAAAATTTGGTCCGTGCCCTTTGCTACAAATAATGTTGGTATTTTTTACCGTCCGAGTTTGTTTAAGGCAGCAGGAATTACTGAATTACCCAGGACTTGGCAGGAGTTTGCACAAGTTGCCAAGAAATTAACTCGTGATACCAATGGTGATGGACGAATCGATCAATATGGGATGTTTCTACCTTTGGGAAAGGGAGAATTTACAGTGTTCACCTGGTTGCCGTTTATGTGGAGTGGAGGTGGTGAGTTAGTGAGTGGTGATTCACAGAATGCAGCAGCAGTAAATTTGCAAAACAATCAAGGCGCGATCGCAGCTTTGCAATTCTGGCGTGATTTAATTACGAAAGGTTCCGCGATTTTATCTGGCCCAGAACGGGGTTATGAGACAGATGACTTGCTCAGTGGTAAAGTTGCAATGCAATTAAATGGCCCTTGGACTCTGGGGCAATTTCAAGAGACTGGTGTCGATTTTGATGTTTTTCCAATTCCTGTTGGACAAAAACCTGCTACTGTTATTGGTGGTGAGAATCTCTTCTTTTTCAAAACTACACCGAAACGTGAAAAAGCAGCTTTTAAGTTTGTCGAATATGCTTTGAGTGAAGAATTTCAGACAGAATTAGCATTGGGAACTGGTTATTTACCAGTGAATTTGAAGTCTCGTGAAAGTCCAAAATATCAAGATTTTATCAAAAAAATACCACAGGTAAAGGTATTTTTAGACCAAGCTAAATATGGGCGATCGCGTCCCATATTTCCTGGTTACAATCGAATTTCTGACAGTGTAGGTCGGGCGATTGAATCTGTGCTGTTGGGTAAAAGTTCGCCAGCAGAATCACTCAAAGCAACACAGCAACGTTTGGATTTGATTTTCAAGTGA
- a CDS encoding Uma2 family endonuclease, with protein MTQAIPKLITFEEFADWLPDNRRVRYELHKGQIVEMAQPVGEHEDVKGFLTIKLSASIDRLNLPYSIPNQAIVRPPEKDSGYLPDVLVLNRANLVNEELWKKQSTVSLGASIPLVIEVVSTNWRDDYYLKYADYEEMGIPEYWIVDYAALGGRNFIGNPKQPTITVCNLVDEEYQISKFRDNDRIISQTFPELNLTPNQIFQAAVI; from the coding sequence ATGACTCAAGCTATACCCAAGCTAATAACCTTTGAGGAATTTGCCGATTGGCTACCCGACAATCGACGAGTCCGCTACGAACTACATAAAGGACAAATTGTTGAGATGGCACAACCAGTAGGGGAACACGAAGATGTTAAAGGATTTTTGACGATAAAGCTTAGTGCTTCAATTGACCGATTAAACCTGCCTTACAGTATCCCCAACCAAGCTATAGTTAGACCTCCTGAAAAAGATTCTGGTTACTTACCAGATGTATTGGTGCTAAACCGTGCCAATCTGGTAAACGAAGAATTATGGAAAAAACAATCTACCGTTAGTTTGGGTGCATCGATCCCTTTGGTAATTGAGGTTGTATCAACTAACTGGCGGGATGATTACTATTTAAAATACGCTGATTACGAAGAGATGGGTATCCCAGAATACTGGATTGTCGATTATGCTGCTTTGGGTGGACGCAATTTTATCGGCAATCCTAAACAACCGACAATTACCGTTTGTAACTTGGTTGATGAGGAATATCAAATAAGTAAGTTTAGAGATAACGATCGCATTATCTCCCAAACCTTTCCCGAATTGAATCTCACCCCAAACCAGATTTTTCAAGCTGCTGTAATCTAG
- a CDS encoding LamG-like jellyroll fold domain-containing protein — MSSTITEIISIVKDSIAKTGQFTLKDSTINTLPLGKLMNLLEIPQLDFNLIVSDSENTITIAGQSSLLGAGKIAIEATFGEVDGTVSFSVGAKDISSCYIPGISSLVLEQGQFALHVTGKADDVTGTFSGSIHVGDTTISNAVFEVTKKDTDIVLHWMIAELDLPAISDVFLNHVSLPAELPTFHFKDIAIAISPQTGAFSFEIIAKDLWEFPANGGDLSISEVSLTIERDRRDSLTHCAITIQSNVEKEIVNGLKIKDFQLTFDLKGEDWSVDGKVNADVFDDSVTLEASYNQSQAGKTLKLAAEVDMHPVNLGEISLSLFGLELEFTKPAAQEGEVVPLEWSVAAAGKLSIPGAIESDGQLTIFREEKARGLQFEAIQAAVSIPLPSTQGMMELNFERLSISGSSSDWTFAAAVDLAFQGLNPTVQAHLPKDPIAMTFTASKQGVILSIASKSDIESIYFTVPPIELESDRIELGTAKIGFSSLSIQLGRIVDLEAELNIGLPSQLNNLFGRKKDENGHIENDADGNPLPAVEFFRTLDLHDEADTTVQVKLVISKAGITLLPETSFIKAIESQTDATGKSFWHCDFGEYGEINVDVPNFSYTGSSFAASGGFEVVKPLALPLTPIQHLLAACKLPGAAAMLPDRLPLDQEINAENFVDKLTERLEALLAKLGSGKLSNAAKEVLETISQSFHKLPTSFMEYLNFKMPQSFQFEVAASPAGALQFKASVKKDDPPIKLLFPSLMLGMPVLNGVTLRSISFGETAGGQLFLLEMDADIDQFDLATLVAAIALPEDRDPLPSTQAIQRRLRLNNTVMVLPLEFPVPIPMFYDNIGIEYLGLEGLTLQAHAQFPKPTVELQKISNLLSDIKEFFTNSDHPIPNQLPVEFKFSLNQNYLQLPKYLGGQALGTQGDGPTLDDKDIVHLLQGIRTLSVNELIQALPLNQRVGSTQVSFGPLSSSLGWLVTTPDEFSQIITQPTSKAIAYSALGLTTDLQATQILSVLPSASTANEQGIVAFLRGNFNVGSAKLDTVFGLAASSKGFKTGFEIKGAIAKVVTLNLAGAIAIASPKIAPPTSYALAFNGQSDYVKLNNPAALNFTGAITISAWIKPDAIDGLQNIVAHGYTSSPSGEVYLRILNGQYQFGYWGLNSLPFEQLVAASIPAEDVGNWVYLTGVFDGGMWRLYRNGLLMNAVAGSQGAIQVSENWAIGARGTGTERFFKGKIADVQIWNRARSLEEIGAAMMRSPKGNEPGLIGYWQLNEGSGTVAHDATANANHGQLQGTQWQLITANNTAFRLDGSSSLSIPLLNSERPISKGQVQLIDNQNNHQFHYEGDLQLFSSNSLLKVNGNLKGDINDKTYRFSGDVTTSLAGLTLLGAKALIENDLVWLEGTWLGNQTKLTLQTADKAWQIKGIAGFNLPNLSVDLGVVNKVVGSNLIKVADNLSINVAANLSLDITLSNNGFSATVSPNCTLNGQKLPLSSFTITVAPSTLEALAEQIKQKIKEQASQIFDMLFPNAQAWLDGISSKAIAWTTNAYADMGKVLGSIYGQSASQAVSLLKGAKYDVDTVGHVLKEGFGKTSDEVTQILHDAQYSAIEVGQTLNRVFGKGANEVTSALKAVGYKATDVGQMLVSVFNATDNQVASFLKTAGYTASQVGQVLSDVFHESSQATAQILKNVGYTVSEVGQALADVFQQGSQATAQILKNIGYTASEVGQVLSNVFRQSDQATAQILKNLGYNASEVGQVLKNVFGKSANDAASILSNVGYSIIDVARVLKDTFQQGKDSVWNFLKRIGVSIWDIPKIIKALFG; from the coding sequence ATGAGTTCAACAATCACCGAAATCATCTCAATTGTAAAAGACTCGATCGCAAAAACTGGACAATTCACCCTCAAGGATTCCACAATCAATACGCTTCCCCTCGGCAAATTGATGAATCTTTTAGAGATTCCACAACTAGACTTCAACCTTATTGTTAGTGATTCTGAGAATACGATTACGATCGCAGGACAATCCTCGCTTCTGGGTGCTGGGAAGATTGCGATCGAAGCCACATTTGGAGAAGTCGATGGTACGGTATCTTTTAGTGTGGGTGCTAAAGATATTTCGTCGTGTTACATTCCCGGAATCAGTTCCTTGGTATTAGAGCAGGGACAATTTGCACTACATGTTACCGGAAAAGCTGATGACGTGACTGGGACATTTAGCGGCAGTATTCACGTGGGTGATACGACCATTTCGAATGCAGTATTTGAGGTTACTAAAAAAGACACTGATATTGTGTTGCATTGGATGATTGCGGAACTAGACCTACCTGCAATCTCAGATGTATTTCTGAATCATGTTTCCTTACCGGCTGAACTGCCTACTTTTCACTTCAAAGATATTGCGATCGCTATCTCGCCTCAAACAGGCGCATTTTCCTTTGAAATTATTGCTAAGGATCTTTGGGAATTTCCAGCCAATGGAGGCGATCTGAGTATTAGTGAAGTCAGCCTGACAATTGAGCGAGATCGGCGAGATAGCCTGACTCATTGCGCGATCACAATTCAAAGTAACGTTGAAAAAGAGATTGTCAACGGCTTGAAAATTAAAGATTTTCAACTCACTTTTGACTTGAAAGGAGAGGATTGGTCAGTTGACGGTAAAGTCAACGCCGATGTGTTTGATGATTCTGTCACCCTGGAGGCTAGCTACAACCAATCTCAGGCAGGCAAAACCCTGAAGCTGGCGGCTGAGGTTGATATGCATCCTGTAAATTTAGGGGAAATCAGCTTGAGTCTTTTTGGTTTGGAACTGGAGTTTACCAAACCTGCGGCTCAAGAAGGCGAAGTAGTTCCCCTCGAATGGAGCGTTGCGGCGGCAGGAAAACTATCGATTCCGGGTGCGATCGAGAGTGATGGCCAACTGACGATTTTTAGAGAAGAGAAAGCCAGGGGACTGCAATTTGAAGCAATTCAGGCAGCCGTATCAATTCCGCTTCCGTCTACACAAGGCATGATGGAACTGAACTTTGAGCGTCTGTCAATTTCTGGCAGTTCCAGTGATTGGACATTTGCTGCTGCTGTCGATCTGGCATTTCAAGGCTTGAATCCCACCGTTCAAGCACATTTGCCGAAAGACCCGATCGCTATGACCTTTACGGCAAGCAAACAGGGGGTTATCCTGAGCATTGCTAGCAAGAGTGACATTGAGTCGATTTACTTCACCGTCCCACCAATCGAACTAGAGAGCGATCGCATCGAGTTAGGTACTGCCAAAATTGGGTTTTCTAGCCTCAGTATCCAATTAGGTCGAATTGTCGATCTAGAAGCAGAGTTGAATATCGGTCTACCCTCACAACTGAATAATCTATTTGGTCGCAAGAAAGACGAGAACGGACACATTGAAAACGATGCCGATGGCAACCCACTTCCAGCAGTAGAGTTCTTCCGCACCCTCGATTTACATGACGAAGCTGATACAACGGTGCAAGTGAAGCTCGTGATTAGTAAAGCAGGAATTACGCTCCTTCCTGAAACATCTTTTATTAAGGCCATCGAGTCGCAGACTGACGCAACTGGAAAATCTTTTTGGCATTGTGATTTCGGTGAATACGGTGAGATTAACGTCGATGTACCCAACTTTAGCTACACCGGATCAAGCTTTGCTGCCAGTGGTGGATTTGAGGTAGTCAAACCCTTGGCTTTACCACTAACCCCAATTCAGCATTTGTTAGCAGCTTGTAAACTTCCTGGTGCTGCCGCCATGCTGCCAGATCGTTTGCCTCTCGATCAAGAAATCAATGCTGAGAACTTTGTGGACAAGCTCACCGAACGTCTAGAAGCCTTACTTGCCAAGCTCGGTAGCGGCAAACTGTCTAATGCAGCCAAAGAAGTTCTAGAGACTATCTCCCAAAGCTTCCACAAGCTCCCCACAAGCTTCATGGAATACCTCAACTTTAAAATGCCGCAAAGCTTCCAGTTTGAGGTTGCCGCCTCGCCTGCTGGAGCCTTGCAGTTTAAAGCTAGCGTCAAAAAAGACGATCCGCCAATTAAATTGCTGTTTCCTAGCTTGATGCTGGGGATGCCTGTTCTCAATGGTGTGACGCTTCGCAGCATTTCCTTTGGTGAAACCGCAGGCGGACAGTTGTTCTTGCTAGAAATGGACGCTGATATTGATCAGTTTGATTTAGCTACCTTAGTTGCTGCGATCGCATTGCCTGAAGATCGCGATCCGCTACCTAGTACTCAAGCAATACAACGTCGCTTGCGGTTAAACAATACGGTGATGGTGCTACCGCTTGAATTTCCGGTACCGATTCCCATGTTCTACGACAATATTGGTATCGAGTATCTGGGCTTAGAAGGCTTAACGCTCCAAGCACACGCCCAATTTCCTAAGCCGACAGTTGAACTTCAGAAAATTAGTAACTTGCTGTCTGATATCAAAGAGTTCTTCACTAACTCTGACCACCCAATTCCAAATCAGCTTCCTGTAGAATTCAAATTCTCGCTCAATCAAAACTATCTCCAACTTCCCAAGTATCTTGGCGGTCAAGCGCTAGGTACTCAAGGAGATGGACCCACCCTAGATGACAAAGATATAGTGCATCTACTCCAGGGGATAAGAACCTTGTCAGTGAATGAGTTGATTCAGGCATTACCACTAAATCAGCGCGTGGGCAGTACCCAGGTTTCCTTTGGGCCACTGTCTAGCAGTTTAGGCTGGCTGGTGACAACCCCTGATGAATTTAGTCAAATTATTACCCAACCAACATCGAAAGCGATCGCTTATTCTGCTTTGGGATTGACCACAGATTTGCAAGCAACTCAAATTTTATCAGTGCTGCCTTCTGCCTCAACCGCCAATGAGCAGGGTATTGTCGCCTTTCTGCGAGGTAACTTTAATGTCGGTAGCGCCAAACTAGACACTGTTTTTGGTCTAGCTGCTTCTTCTAAGGGATTCAAGACCGGATTCGAGATCAAAGGTGCGATCGCGAAAGTTGTCACCCTAAATTTAGCAGGAGCGATCGCCATCGCATCTCCAAAAATCGCGCCTCCCACATCCTATGCGCTGGCATTTAACGGGCAGAGCGATTACGTTAAACTCAATAATCCTGCCGCTTTGAATTTTACCGGAGCAATCACCATCTCTGCGTGGATCAAACCCGATGCGATCGATGGATTACAAAACATCGTTGCTCACGGCTATACCTCATCTCCAAGCGGAGAGGTCTACCTCAGAATTCTCAATGGACAATACCAATTTGGTTATTGGGGATTAAACAGTCTTCCTTTTGAACAACTGGTTGCTGCATCGATTCCGGCTGAAGATGTGGGGAACTGGGTCTATCTAACCGGCGTGTTTGATGGTGGAATGTGGCGGCTATACCGGAATGGTCTACTCATGAATGCAGTTGCTGGTTCTCAAGGAGCGATCCAAGTTAGCGAGAACTGGGCGATCGGAGCCAGAGGAACGGGAACAGAGCGATTCTTCAAAGGGAAAATTGCCGATGTCCAAATTTGGAATAGGGCGCGTTCTCTCGAAGAAATTGGCGCAGCAATGATGCGATCGCCCAAGGGCAATGAACCCGGATTAATTGGCTACTGGCAACTTAACGAAGGTTCGGGCACAGTGGCGCACGATGCCACCGCAAACGCCAATCATGGGCAGCTTCAGGGAACTCAATGGCAGCTAATCACTGCTAATAATACTGCTTTCCGTTTAGATGGAAGCAGCAGTCTGTCGATCCCGCTGCTGAATTCAGAACGACCAATTTCTAAGGGTCAGGTGCAATTAATCGACAATCAAAACAATCATCAGTTCCACTATGAAGGCGATTTGCAGCTATTTTCCAGCAATTCTCTCTTGAAAGTGAACGGCAACCTGAAAGGCGACATCAACGATAAAACTTATCGCTTCTCTGGGGATGTCACAACCTCACTAGCGGGTTTAACGCTGCTAGGTGCAAAAGCCTTAATTGAAAACGATCTCGTTTGGTTAGAAGGAACCTGGCTTGGAAACCAAACTAAGCTCACTCTCCAAACTGCCGATAAAGCTTGGCAGATAAAGGGTATAGCAGGGTTTAATCTGCCGAACCTTAGCGTTGATTTAGGAGTTGTCAACAAAGTGGTTGGCAGCAATCTCATCAAGGTTGCAGATAACCTTTCAATTAACGTTGCGGCAAATCTGTCTTTAGATATCACTCTGAGTAACAACGGATTTTCCGCCACTGTTTCGCCTAACTGTACATTGAATGGTCAAAAACTCCCCCTATCATCCTTTACAATTACTGTTGCTCCATCTACTTTGGAGGCTTTAGCCGAACAGATCAAACAGAAGATCAAAGAGCAAGCTAGTCAAATTTTTGATATGCTGTTCCCAAATGCCCAAGCTTGGCTGGATGGCATTAGCTCCAAAGCGATCGCCTGGACAACGAATGCCTACGCTGATATGGGTAAGGTTCTGGGAAGCATCTACGGTCAGAGTGCTAGCCAAGCCGTTAGTTTGCTCAAGGGTGCAAAATATGATGTAGATACAGTGGGACATGTTCTCAAGGAAGGGTTTGGCAAGACATCTGACGAAGTTACCCAAATTCTTCATGATGCTCAATACTCAGCCATTGAAGTAGGGCAGACCCTAAATCGTGTCTTTGGCAAAGGGGCAAATGAGGTCACTTCCGCTCTGAAAGCTGTAGGTTACAAGGCAACTGATGTTGGGCAAATGCTCGTGAGTGTCTTTAATGCTACCGATAATCAGGTCGCCTCATTCCTCAAAACCGCAGGTTATACCGCATCTCAAGTGGGACAGGTGCTCTCTGATGTTTTCCACGAAAGCAGCCAAGCAACTGCTCAAATTCTCAAGAATGTCGGCTACACCGTATCTGAGGTGGGACAGGCACTCGCTGATGTCTTCCAGCAAGGCAGCCAAGCAACTGCTCAAATTCTCAAGAATATTGGCTACACTGCATCTGAGGTGGGACAGGTACTCTCTAATGTCTTCCGCCAAAGCGACCAAGCAACTGCTCAAATTCTTAAGAATCTCGGCTACAACGCATCTGAAGTGGGACAGGTACTCAAAAACGTTTTTGGTAAGAGTGCGAATGATGCAGCTTCAATCCTCAGTAACGTTGGCTACTCAATCATAGATGTTGCTCGCGTACTTAAGGATACATTCCAGCAGGGCAAAGATTCAGTCTGGAATTTTCTCAAACGAATAGGGGTTTCTATTTGGGATATCCCCAAAATTATCAAAGCTTTGTTTGGTTAA
- a CDS encoding YebC/PmpR family DNA-binding transcriptional regulator produces MAGHSKWANIKRQKAVVDAKKGKTFTQLSRAIIVAARSGVPDPALNFQLRTAIDKAKAASIPNDNIERAIAKGAGTFGGDNAIFEAIRYEGYGPGGVAILIEAFTDNRNRTAADLRVAFSKNGGNLGETGCVSWMFDQKGVCVVQGVIDEEQLLEASLEGGAESYEMTEDEMAEVFTDIGNLEALSQTLKNQGFKVTDAEFRWIPSNSVEVTDPDQARSLFKLIDTLEGLDDVQNVTANFDITEELMALSIS; encoded by the coding sequence ATGGCAGGACACAGTAAATGGGCAAATATTAAGCGCCAAAAAGCGGTAGTAGATGCAAAAAAGGGGAAAACCTTTACTCAGTTATCGCGGGCGATTATTGTGGCGGCTAGAAGCGGCGTACCAGATCCGGCGCTGAATTTTCAACTTCGCACGGCAATTGACAAGGCAAAAGCAGCGAGTATCCCCAATGATAATATTGAACGAGCGATCGCTAAAGGGGCAGGCACTTTTGGCGGTGATAACGCTATCTTTGAGGCAATTCGCTACGAAGGCTATGGCCCTGGTGGTGTAGCGATTTTAATCGAAGCCTTCACAGATAATCGCAATCGCACTGCTGCTGACTTGCGTGTAGCTTTTAGTAAAAATGGTGGCAATCTTGGTGAAACAGGTTGCGTTAGCTGGATGTTCGATCAAAAAGGCGTTTGTGTAGTACAGGGTGTGATTGACGAAGAACAGCTTTTAGAAGCATCCCTCGAAGGCGGTGCTGAATCTTATGAGATGACTGAAGATGAGATGGCTGAAGTTTTTACTGATATTGGCAATTTAGAAGCCCTTAGTCAGACGCTCAAAAATCAAGGCTTTAAGGTAACTGATGCCGAATTTCGCTGGATTCCTAGTAATAGTGTAGAAGTTACCGATCCAGATCAGGCACGATCGCTTTTCAAGTTAATTGATACTCTAGAAGGCTTGGATGACGTGCAAAATGTCACAGCTAACTTTGACATAACAGAAGAATTGATGGCTCTCAGCATTTCTTAA
- a CDS encoding FAD-dependent hydroxylase, translating to MALTQLEQPLSPQPTPPDLRGYEYDLVIVGGGIIGLTLASALKDSGLSILLIEAKVASAAVAKGQAYAVHQLSALIYQGIGVWDKILPQIAKYRRVRLSDADYPNVVEFTTDDIHTAELGYVAEHQALLQPLQEFVQDCPNVTYLCPAEVVNTQYQKDIVAVDIKVADQLYTVRSKLLIAADGARSPIRQAAGIKTSGWKYWQSCIVAFVKPEKPHNNTAYERFWSSGPFAILPLPENRCRIVWTAPHEEAKALCALDDEQFLAELTRRYGDQMGKLELLGDRFVFQVQLMQSDRYVLPRLALIGDAAHNCHPVGGQGLNLGIRDAAALAQVIQTAHQAGKDIGDIQILKGYERWRKLENLTILGFTDLLDRMFSNNFLPVVVVRRLGLWFLQRVPLLKVFMLKLMIGLKGRTPELAKR from the coding sequence ATGGCCCTAACGCAGCTTGAGCAACCTCTCTCCCCTCAACCAACACCGCCAGACTTGCGGGGATATGAATATGATTTGGTAATTGTCGGCGGTGGGATTATTGGGTTAACTCTAGCCTCTGCTTTAAAAGATTCTGGCTTGAGTATCTTGCTGATTGAGGCGAAAGTCGCATCAGCGGCGGTAGCTAAGGGACAAGCTTATGCAGTTCATCAGCTTTCGGCGTTAATTTACCAAGGAATTGGAGTTTGGGACAAAATATTGCCTCAAATCGCCAAATATCGCCGAGTTCGTCTTTCTGATGCCGATTATCCCAACGTGGTGGAATTTACCACAGATGATATACATACAGCAGAGTTGGGTTATGTGGCGGAACACCAAGCGCTGTTGCAGCCTTTGCAGGAGTTTGTCCAAGATTGTCCAAATGTGACATATCTGTGTCCGGCTGAAGTGGTAAATACACAGTACCAGAAAGATATAGTCGCAGTAGATATTAAAGTAGCCGATCAGTTATACACAGTTCGCAGCAAATTACTGATAGCAGCAGATGGGGCGCGATCGCCAATTCGTCAAGCTGCTGGTATTAAAACCTCCGGCTGGAAATATTGGCAGTCTTGCATCGTGGCATTTGTCAAACCAGAAAAACCTCACAATAACACCGCTTACGAAAGATTTTGGTCTAGCGGGCCCTTTGCGATTTTACCTTTACCAGAGAACCGTTGCCGCATTGTGTGGACAGCCCCTCACGAAGAAGCAAAAGCTTTGTGTGCCTTAGATGATGAGCAATTTTTAGCAGAACTCACCCGTCGTTATGGCGATCAGATGGGGAAATTGGAATTACTAGGCGATCGCTTTGTATTCCAGGTACAACTCATGCAAAGCGATCGCTATGTTCTCCCCCGACTGGCATTAATTGGTGATGCGGCGCACAATTGCCATCCTGTGGGTGGACAAGGTTTAAATTTGGGAATTCGGGATGCAGCAGCTTTGGCGCAAGTAATCCAAACAGCGCACCAAGCGGGTAAAGATATTGGCGACATTCAAATTCTTAAAGGTTATGAACGCTGGCGCAAGTTGGAAAACCTGACTATTTTAGGTTTCACCGATTTGTTAGATCGGATGTTTTCTAATAACTTCTTACCTGTAGTGGTGGTTCGTCGCTTGGGTTTATGGTTTTTGCAACGAGTACCCCTTTTAAAGGTGTTTATGCTGAAGTTGATGATTGGCTTGAAAGGGCGGACTCCAGAATTGGCAAAACGATAA